In Dyella terrae, one DNA window encodes the following:
- a CDS encoding MarR family winged helix-turn-helix transcriptional regulator, whose amino-acid sequence MKPFARSDAAVPADHTPDHAPLELEHFLPYRLSILSNTVSQSIADDYQKRYDLSMTEWRVMAVLARFEGLSAREVAERTAMDKVAVSRALARLVEAGRVHRGTHDGDKRRSVLALSDVGWEVHDVVAPMARAHERELLEKLDEQEREWLNRILDKLSPVGGS is encoded by the coding sequence ATGAAACCATTTGCAAGGAGCGATGCAGCAGTGCCTGCCGATCACACGCCCGACCATGCGCCCCTGGAGCTGGAGCACTTCCTGCCCTACCGGCTATCGATCCTCTCCAACACGGTGAGCCAGTCGATCGCCGACGACTACCAGAAAAGGTACGACCTGAGCATGACCGAATGGCGCGTGATGGCCGTGCTGGCGCGCTTCGAAGGCCTGTCAGCCCGCGAGGTGGCCGAGCGCACGGCGATGGACAAGGTGGCCGTCAGTCGCGCCCTCGCCCGCCTGGTCGAGGCCGGTCGCGTCCATCGCGGCACGCACGATGGCGACAAGCGCCGCTCCGTGCTGGCCCTCAGCGACGTCGGCTGGGAAGTCCATGACGTGGTGGCGCCCATGGCGCGTGCGCACGAGCGCGAACTGCTGGAAAAGCTCGACGAGCAGGAGCGCGAGTGGCTCAACCGGATTCTCGACAAGCTGTCGCCGGTGGGCGGGTCGTAA
- a CDS encoding peptide MFS transporter: MTDTTSTAAPAVPAFPERMGHPRPLWMLFMTEFWERFAFYGIRWALTLYIVAQFYQGSGTGEQPASQLYGAYLALVYAAAIFGGYVADRVIGYQRSILLGAAIMAAGLFMIAIPNEEVFKLGLATVIAGNGLFKPNISTMVGSLYRQGDERRDSGFTIFYMGINLGAMISPILTGWLSDKVFGSDGMPAYKIVFIVSGIGMLLSLVWFWFGRRELQSIGRPPVGGEGAGRVLLTFVGALVAIPAVYFLLTIDAAMLNWWVLAPMFLVLCGLILAEGIREGKVARDRAIAMLLIFVFNVLFWMFFEQAGSSFNFLADKIVDRSFGGWIFPVGWFQSVNSLAIITIAPILAWLWLKMGRNNPSIPRKFGLGLIFNGLAFLLLMVALSSMVNDAGKIPFWTLFMVYVIQSVGELCLSPIGLSMVTKLAPVRLVGFGMGGWFLSTGIGNNLSGIFAGLISGEGGMTVHSALSGYTWGFWLLAIAGALLFLIAPLIARLMHGVK, encoded by the coding sequence ATGACCGACACCACCTCTACCGCCGCACCCGCGGTGCCGGCGTTTCCCGAACGCATGGGCCATCCACGACCGTTGTGGATGCTCTTCATGACCGAATTCTGGGAACGCTTTGCGTTCTACGGCATCCGCTGGGCGCTGACCCTGTACATCGTGGCCCAGTTCTATCAGGGCAGTGGAACCGGTGAGCAGCCGGCCAGCCAGCTCTATGGTGCGTACCTGGCGCTCGTGTATGCGGCAGCGATCTTCGGTGGCTACGTGGCTGATCGGGTCATCGGCTATCAGCGCTCGATCCTGCTGGGAGCCGCCATCATGGCGGCTGGCCTGTTCATGATCGCGATTCCGAACGAGGAAGTGTTCAAGCTGGGCCTGGCGACGGTGATCGCGGGCAATGGCCTGTTCAAGCCCAATATTTCGACCATGGTGGGCAGCCTGTATCGTCAGGGCGATGAACGCCGCGATTCGGGCTTCACCATTTTCTACATGGGTATCAACCTCGGCGCGATGATCTCGCCGATCCTTACTGGCTGGCTTTCGGACAAGGTGTTTGGGTCCGACGGCATGCCCGCCTACAAAATCGTGTTCATCGTGTCGGGCATCGGCATGCTGCTGAGCCTGGTGTGGTTCTGGTTCGGCCGTCGCGAGCTTCAGAGCATTGGTCGTCCGCCCGTGGGTGGCGAAGGTGCCGGTCGCGTGCTACTGACGTTCGTCGGCGCACTGGTGGCCATCCCGGCGGTTTACTTCCTGCTGACCATCGATGCCGCGATGCTTAACTGGTGGGTGCTGGCACCGATGTTCCTGGTGCTTTGTGGCCTGATCCTCGCTGAAGGTATTCGCGAGGGCAAAGTGGCGCGCGATCGTGCGATTGCGATGCTCCTGATCTTTGTGTTCAACGTGCTGTTCTGGATGTTCTTCGAGCAGGCCGGCAGCTCGTTCAACTTCCTTGCCGACAAGATTGTTGATCGCTCGTTTGGTGGCTGGATCTTCCCGGTGGGCTGGTTCCAGTCGGTCAACTCGCTGGCCATCATCACGATTGCTCCCATCCTGGCCTGGCTCTGGCTGAAGATGGGCCGGAACAATCCGTCGATCCCGCGTAAGTTCGGCCTGGGCCTGATCTTCAATGGCCTCGCCTTCCTGCTGCTGATGGTCGCTTTGTCCAGCATGGTCAACGACGCGGGCAAGATCCCCTTCTGGACGCTGTTCATGGTGTACGTGATCCAGTCGGTGGGTGAGCTGTGCCTGTCTCCGATCGGCCTGTCCATGGTGACCAAGCTGGCGCCGGTCCGCCTTGTCGGTTTCGGCATGGGTGGTTGGTTCCTCTCCACGGGTATCGGTAACAACCTGTCGGGCATCTTCGCCGGTCTGATCAGCGGCGAAGGCGGCATGACCGTGCATTCGGCGCTGTCCGGTTACACCTGGGGCTTCTGGCTGCTGGCGATCGCGGGCGCCCTGCTGTTCCTGATCGCGCCGCTTATTGCGCGACTGATGCATGGCGTGAAGTAA
- a CDS encoding tryptophan 2,3-dioxygenase, producing MTDNRRDLEAGIELDLNGRLTYGGYLRLDVLLSAQQPQSQPPHHDEMLFIVQHQVAELWMKLIIHELKSAIAHLKRDDLDPCLKILARVKQVQRQLFEQWGVLETLTPSEYLEFRDILGPSSGFQSLQYRQIEFLLGNKNAQMLAVFAHDPAAQSALQAVLDAPGLYDEFLAYLGRRGHAVPAELLARDWSQPHTRHEGLLPVFKRIYENRAEYWPEYHMCEQLVDVEGSFQLWRFRHMKTVERIIGHRRGTGGSSGVSFLKKALDLEFFPELLDVRTVLGT from the coding sequence ATGACGGACAATCGGCGTGACCTGGAGGCCGGCATCGAGCTGGACCTGAACGGACGGCTCACCTATGGCGGCTACCTGCGCCTGGACGTGCTCCTCAGTGCCCAGCAGCCCCAGAGCCAGCCCCCGCACCACGACGAGATGTTGTTCATCGTGCAGCACCAGGTGGCGGAGCTGTGGATGAAGCTGATCATCCACGAGCTGAAGTCCGCCATCGCGCACCTCAAGCGGGACGACCTGGACCCCTGCCTGAAGATCCTGGCACGGGTGAAGCAGGTGCAGCGGCAGCTGTTCGAGCAGTGGGGCGTCCTGGAGACGCTTACCCCCTCCGAGTATCTGGAATTCCGCGACATCCTGGGCCCGTCCTCGGGCTTCCAGTCGCTCCAGTACCGCCAGATCGAGTTCCTGCTGGGTAACAAGAACGCCCAGATGCTGGCGGTGTTTGCGCACGACCCGGCGGCGCAATCGGCCCTGCAGGCGGTGCTTGACGCCCCGGGTCTTTACGACGAATTCCTGGCCTACCTGGGCCGGCGCGGTCATGCCGTCCCGGCCGAACTGCTGGCGCGCGACTGGAGCCAGCCGCATACGCGCCACGAAGGCCTGTTGCCGGTGTTCAAGCGCATCTATGAGAACCGTGCGGAGTACTGGCCCGAATACCACATGTGCGAGCAGCTGGTGGATGTGGAGGGCAGTTTCCAGCTTTGGCGTTTCCGCCATATGAAAACGGTCGAACGCATCATCGGCCATCGCCGTGGCACCGGCGGTTCGTCGGGCGTGTCGTTCCTGAAGAAGGCGCTGGACCTGGAGTTCTTTCCCGAACTGCTGGATGTCCGCACTGTGCTCGGGACCTGA
- the pdhA gene encoding pyruvate dehydrogenase (acetyl-transferring) E1 component subunit alpha, giving the protein MSIAAKFEIEYLQYLDAEGNQVRDDLPAFASDLDHMVELYKLMLSTRVFDAKSVALQRTGKLGTYASCLGHEAAHVGIGSAMKPEDVLAPSYREYGAQLYRGVQPREVYMYWGGDERGNDYQKEPARHDFAWSVPIATQCLHAAGSALAFKIRNEKRVAVCTIGDGGSSKGDFYGAINIVGAQNLPMVAVIVNNQWAISVPRKIQSGAPTLAQKGIAAGLFSIQVDGNDIIAVRKAMEDALERARNGEGGSVIEAVTYRLADHTTADDARRYRGEQEVKDAWAREPMKRLRNWLVAKGVWDDAKEEAWKAECDEWMDNEVNAYLETKTQPVTAMFDYTFAEVPADLAKQRDLAISLDKKAH; this is encoded by the coding sequence GTGTCCATCGCCGCCAAGTTTGAAATCGAATATCTGCAGTACCTCGATGCCGAAGGCAACCAGGTCCGTGACGACCTGCCAGCATTCGCAAGTGATCTCGACCACATGGTCGAGCTGTACAAGCTGATGTTGTCCACGCGCGTGTTCGACGCCAAGTCGGTCGCCTTGCAGCGCACCGGCAAGCTCGGCACCTACGCCAGCTGCCTGGGCCATGAAGCGGCCCACGTCGGCATCGGCAGCGCCATGAAGCCCGAAGACGTGCTCGCGCCGAGCTACCGCGAATACGGCGCCCAGCTGTATCGCGGCGTGCAGCCGCGCGAGGTCTACATGTACTGGGGCGGCGACGAGCGCGGCAACGACTACCAGAAGGAACCGGCGCGCCACGACTTTGCGTGGTCGGTGCCGATCGCCACGCAGTGCCTGCACGCCGCCGGCTCCGCGCTGGCGTTCAAGATCCGCAACGAGAAGCGCGTGGCCGTGTGCACCATCGGTGACGGCGGCTCGTCCAAGGGCGACTTCTACGGCGCCATCAACATCGTCGGCGCGCAGAACCTGCCGATGGTCGCGGTGATCGTCAACAACCAGTGGGCCATCTCGGTGCCGCGCAAGATCCAGTCCGGCGCACCGACGCTTGCCCAGAAGGGCATCGCGGCCGGCCTGTTCTCCATCCAGGTCGACGGCAACGACATCATCGCCGTGCGCAAGGCCATGGAAGACGCGCTCGAACGCGCGCGCAACGGTGAAGGCGGCTCGGTGATCGAAGCGGTGACCTACCGCCTCGCCGACCACACCACCGCCGACGACGCCCGTCGTTACCGCGGCGAGCAGGAAGTGAAGGACGCCTGGGCACGTGAGCCGATGAAGCGCCTGCGCAACTGGCTGGTCGCCAAGGGCGTGTGGGACGACGCCAAGGAAGAAGCCTGGAAGGCCGAGTGCGACGAGTGGATGGATAACGAGGTGAATGCTTACCTCGAGACCAAGACCCAGCCGGTCACCGCGATGTTCGATTACACCTTTGCCGAAGTGCCGGCGGATCTCGCCAAGCAGCGCGACCTCGCCATTTCGCTCGACAAGAAGGCTCACTAA
- a CDS encoding alpha-ketoacid dehydrogenase subunit beta: MAQITLIEAVTQALAYEMAHDESVVVLGEDVGVNGGVFRATQGLQEKFGELRVLDTPLDETTIAGVTVGMAAQGMKPVAEAQFEGFIYPMMEQIACHAARLRNRTRGRITVPAVWRAPWGGGIRAPEHHSEANEHLFTNIPGLRVVMPSSPARAYGLLLAAIRDPDPVMFFEPKRIYRQYKEEVPDDGEALPLDVCFVLRDGTDVTIVTWGAQVKEALEAADALAADGISAEVIDVATLTPLDFDTIAESVQKTGRCVIVHEAPKTAGFGAEIAARLAEECMYDLLAPVERVTGYDTHIPLFRLEMKYLPSTERVVEAAKRTLAAS, encoded by the coding sequence ATGGCACAAATCACTCTCATCGAAGCCGTCACCCAGGCGCTTGCGTATGAAATGGCACACGACGAAAGCGTCGTGGTGCTGGGCGAAGACGTCGGCGTGAACGGCGGCGTGTTCCGCGCCACCCAGGGCCTGCAGGAAAAGTTCGGCGAACTGCGCGTGCTCGACACGCCGCTGGACGAAACCACCATCGCCGGCGTCACCGTGGGCATGGCTGCCCAGGGCATGAAGCCGGTCGCCGAAGCGCAGTTCGAAGGCTTCATCTACCCGATGATGGAGCAGATCGCGTGCCACGCCGCGCGCCTGCGCAACCGCACGCGCGGTCGCATCACCGTGCCGGCCGTGTGGCGCGCACCGTGGGGCGGCGGCATTCGTGCGCCGGAACATCACTCCGAAGCCAACGAACATCTGTTCACCAACATCCCGGGCCTGCGCGTGGTGATGCCGTCATCACCGGCGCGCGCCTATGGCCTGCTGCTCGCCGCCATCCGCGATCCGGATCCGGTGATGTTCTTCGAGCCCAAGCGCATCTATCGCCAGTACAAGGAAGAAGTGCCGGATGACGGCGAGGCTCTGCCGCTGGACGTGTGCTTCGTGCTGCGCGACGGCACCGACGTCACCATCGTCACCTGGGGCGCCCAGGTGAAGGAAGCGCTGGAAGCCGCCGACGCCCTCGCCGCCGACGGCATCAGCGCCGAGGTGATCGACGTGGCCACGCTGACCCCGCTCGACTTCGACACCATCGCCGAGTCGGTACAGAAGACCGGCCGCTGCGTGATCGTGCACGAAGCTCCGAAGACCGCCGGTTTCGGTGCCGAAATCGCCGCGCGCCTGGCCGAGGAATGCATGTACGACCTGCTGGCTCCAGTCGAGCGCGTCACCGGCTACGACACGCACATCCCGCTGTTCCGCCTGGAAATGAAGTACCTGCCGAGCACCGAACGCGTCGTCGAAGCCGCCAAGCGCACCCTGGCTGCAAGCTGA
- a CDS encoding dihydrolipoamide acetyltransferase family protein, with amino-acid sequence MADIKTFHLPDLGEGLPDATIVEWHVKEGDYIKLDAPLASMETAKAVVDVPSPYTGTVKKLYGAPGDIIETGSALADFEPDPNAKQRAEAESTGHHHGPKKSVGSPAADDAAKVVASDEGGEVETATKADREDEGTVVGAMISGNAVHVEQVSSAGGVKAVPAVRALAKKLKVDLARVRATGADGVITMKDVKDAAANGSAALGAAPARAVPASAGRHLAPELPEPGPAPSRTPVSLAGKPVRTAPPSQQASGQPEQLKGVRRNMARVMAEAHANVVPTTLVDDADLHAWIGKQDITARLIRAIVAACKAVPALNAWFDGKNLTRTLHPHVDIGIAVDTDDGLFVPALRNADVLDGAGVRAAIKRLRSQVEDRSIPASELSGYTISLSNFGMFAGRYATPVVVPPTVAIIGAGKLCHDVVAVMGGIEVHRRMPISLTFDHRAATGGEAARFLKALLDDLAAPN; translated from the coding sequence ATGGCCGACATCAAGACATTCCACCTGCCCGACCTCGGCGAAGGCTTGCCCGACGCCACTATCGTCGAATGGCATGTGAAGGAAGGCGACTACATCAAGCTCGATGCCCCGCTGGCTTCGATGGAAACGGCCAAGGCCGTGGTGGACGTGCCGTCGCCGTACACCGGCACGGTCAAGAAGCTCTACGGCGCCCCGGGCGACATCATCGAAACCGGTTCGGCCCTGGCCGACTTCGAGCCCGATCCGAACGCCAAGCAGCGCGCCGAAGCCGAGTCGACCGGCCATCACCATGGCCCGAAGAAGAGCGTGGGCAGCCCGGCCGCCGATGACGCAGCCAAGGTCGTGGCGTCCGATGAAGGCGGCGAAGTGGAAACCGCCACCAAGGCCGATCGTGAAGACGAAGGCACCGTCGTTGGCGCGATGATCAGCGGCAATGCCGTGCACGTGGAACAGGTCAGCAGCGCCGGTGGCGTGAAGGCCGTCCCGGCCGTGCGCGCACTCGCCAAGAAGCTCAAGGTCGACCTCGCCCGCGTCCGCGCCACCGGCGCCGACGGCGTGATCACCATGAAGGACGTGAAGGACGCCGCCGCCAATGGCAGCGCCGCGCTCGGTGCCGCCCCGGCCCGTGCCGTGCCCGCCTCGGCCGGTCGCCACCTGGCGCCGGAACTGCCGGAGCCGGGCCCTGCCCCGAGCCGCACCCCCGTGTCGCTCGCCGGCAAGCCGGTGCGCACCGCCCCGCCGAGCCAGCAGGCCAGCGGCCAGCCGGAACAGCTCAAGGGCGTGCGTCGCAACATGGCCCGCGTGATGGCCGAAGCCCACGCCAACGTGGTGCCCACCACGCTGGTCGATGACGCCGACCTGCACGCCTGGATCGGCAAGCAGGACATCACCGCCCGCCTGATCCGCGCCATCGTTGCCGCGTGCAAGGCCGTGCCGGCCCTCAATGCCTGGTTCGACGGCAAGAACCTCACCCGCACGCTGCATCCGCACGTGGACATCGGCATCGCCGTGGACACCGACGACGGCCTGTTCGTGCCGGCCCTGCGCAACGCCGACGTGCTCGACGGCGCTGGCGTGCGTGCGGCGATCAAGCGTCTGCGTTCGCAGGTGGAAGATCGCTCGATTCCGGCATCGGAACTGTCGGGCTACACCATCAGCCTGTCGAACTTCGGCATGTTCGCCGGTCGCTACGCGACGCCGGTGGTGGTGCCGCCGACCGTCGCCATCATCGGCGCCGGCAAGCTGTGCCACGACGTCGTCGCCGTGATGGGTGGCATCGAAGTGCATCGCCGCATGCCGATCAGCCTCACCTTCGATCACCGCGCCGCCACCGGTGGTGAAGCGGCACGCTTCCTGAAGGCACTGCTCGACGATCTCGCTGCACCGAACTGA
- a CDS encoding VOC family protein: MHHSRLSNLVIDCRTDDLKEATEFWSKALGKPVVSFDQDGDGKYAELATMDDEMAVLLQRVDHESRVHLDIETDDLDAEVGRLEKLGAKRLDFLHGRWWVMQAPSGHRFCVVQRQRESFGPHLNRWD; the protein is encoded by the coding sequence ATGCATCACAGCCGCTTGTCCAACCTGGTCATTGACTGCCGCACGGATGATCTGAAGGAAGCCACGGAGTTCTGGAGCAAGGCGCTCGGAAAACCGGTCGTCTCCTTCGATCAGGATGGCGACGGCAAGTATGCGGAACTGGCCACGATGGACGACGAGATGGCGGTGTTGCTCCAACGCGTGGACCACGAAAGCCGCGTGCACCTGGACATCGAAACCGACGACCTCGATGCAGAAGTCGGTCGACTGGAAAAACTCGGTGCGAAACGCCTGGATTTCCTGCACGGCCGCTGGTGGGTGATGCAGGCACCGAGCGGGCATCGATTCTGCGTCGTGCAACGACAGCGCGAATCCTTCGGCCCCCATCTCAATCGCTGGGACTGA
- a CDS encoding alpha-ketoglutarate-dependent dioxygenase AlkB, with translation MQASFFDNGPRSFIDDATGPLVYYPDVVGGDIADAWHAQLFRQIDWRFSSRMMYERVVEVPRLHTHYRLDDASLPEVVTEALAVVRSYVDAPFNSVGLNLYRDENDSVAPHNDRLDGLVEGEPIVLLSLGAVRQLVVRRKEPPHRKLTIDMEPGSLLVMGWSTQLHYDHGIPKLKHRTGSRISLAFRVRKPDQNTDD, from the coding sequence ATGCAAGCCTCCTTCTTCGACAACGGCCCCCGCAGCTTCATCGACGACGCCACCGGTCCGCTGGTGTATTACCCCGACGTGGTCGGAGGCGACATCGCCGATGCGTGGCACGCTCAGCTGTTTCGCCAGATCGACTGGCGCTTTAGTTCGCGCATGATGTACGAGCGCGTCGTCGAGGTGCCGCGCCTGCACACGCACTATCGCCTGGACGATGCTTCGCTGCCGGAAGTCGTGACCGAAGCTCTGGCAGTGGTCCGCAGCTATGTCGATGCGCCGTTCAACAGTGTTGGCCTCAACCTCTATCGTGATGAGAACGACAGCGTCGCTCCACACAACGACCGACTCGACGGACTGGTCGAAGGTGAACCGATCGTCCTGCTGTCACTGGGTGCCGTCCGGCAACTGGTGGTCCGGCGCAAGGAGCCTCCCCATCGCAAGCTCACCATCGACATGGAACCGGGCAGCCTGCTGGTGATGGGATGGTCGACACAGCTTCATTACGACCACGGCATTCCCAAACTGAAACACCGCACGGGTTCGCGCATCAGCCTGGCCTTTCGCGTGCGAAAGCCTGATCAGAACACGGACGACTGA
- a CDS encoding SulP family inorganic anion transporter has product MPRFLLRLMPGLRELLHYKREWWRPDLQAGLSVAAVSLPVSIAYAQLGGFSPITGLYSTVLPMIAYAFFGSSRQMIMGPDAATCAVFFATLAPLAVPGSDEYLALAVSITILSGLFCIVAGRFRLGFLGDFLSRPILIGLLNGVAVTILVSQSGKVLGLSLQGRDTIGQAMSLFTQWRHLHWPTVLLSAGTCGVFVSIKVFWPRGPAALLAVVSALLASFLLKLPERGVAIIGDIPSGFPDFVWPSFPHEALGALVPASLAILLVSFSSTMLTSRSFASRNGYHVDGNQDLVALGTTHLAAALSQGFAVGGSSSRTLVNDQAGGKSRMVSIVAALTVLLVLFFLTDVLAAMPLAALGSILVVSAVGLIDFGGLRELRRFSRAEHLLALATMAGVILFGVMSGIVVAVAIALLRFLTQVTRPAEQLFGRIPGYDGFYELAHYPEARAVPGLLIYRFESPLTFFNADYFRRRVTSLVKANNPRWVVIDAISMTKNDITGFHALEELRQGLAARKVQLVIAGRTVQVLNRLRAIGMDPEDTGVLFFPSRQAALAAYLAEYGPFEGVDPSRLLPAFLRGGTGQRAAETS; this is encoded by the coding sequence ATGCCCCGCTTCCTGTTACGCCTGATGCCCGGCCTGCGCGAGCTGCTGCATTACAAGCGCGAATGGTGGCGCCCCGACCTCCAGGCCGGCCTGTCGGTGGCCGCCGTGTCGTTGCCGGTCAGCATCGCCTATGCGCAGCTGGGTGGGTTCAGTCCGATCACGGGTCTCTACAGCACGGTACTGCCGATGATCGCCTATGCGTTCTTCGGCTCATCGCGGCAGATGATCATGGGCCCCGATGCGGCGACCTGCGCGGTGTTCTTCGCCACGCTGGCACCACTGGCGGTACCGGGCAGCGATGAGTACCTCGCACTGGCCGTATCGATCACCATCCTCTCGGGCCTGTTCTGCATCGTGGCGGGGCGCTTCCGGCTGGGATTCCTGGGCGATTTTCTTTCGCGTCCCATCCTGATCGGCCTGCTCAATGGCGTCGCCGTCACCATCCTGGTCAGTCAGTCCGGCAAGGTGCTCGGCCTCTCGCTCCAGGGGCGGGACACCATCGGGCAGGCGATGTCGCTGTTCACGCAGTGGCGCCATCTGCATTGGCCCACTGTGCTGTTATCGGCCGGCACCTGCGGCGTGTTCGTCAGCATCAAGGTGTTCTGGCCACGCGGGCCCGCGGCCTTGCTGGCCGTGGTGAGCGCCCTGCTCGCCTCGTTCTTGCTCAAGCTGCCAGAGCGCGGTGTGGCGATCATCGGCGACATTCCGTCCGGATTTCCCGACTTCGTATGGCCGTCGTTTCCGCACGAAGCGCTGGGCGCACTGGTGCCTGCCTCGCTGGCGATCCTGCTTGTCAGCTTCAGCAGCACGATGCTGACGAGCCGCAGTTTCGCCAGCCGTAATGGTTACCACGTCGACGGCAACCAGGACCTGGTCGCGCTCGGCACGACGCATCTGGCGGCTGCACTGAGCCAGGGCTTCGCGGTCGGTGGTTCCAGCTCGCGCACGCTGGTGAATGATCAGGCCGGCGGCAAGAGCCGCATGGTATCGATTGTCGCCGCGCTTACCGTATTGCTGGTGCTGTTCTTCCTCACCGACGTGCTGGCGGCCATGCCGCTGGCCGCACTGGGCTCGATCCTGGTGGTTTCGGCGGTCGGCCTGATCGACTTCGGCGGCTTGCGCGAGCTGCGGCGCTTCAGCCGCGCCGAGCACCTGCTGGCGCTGGCGACGATGGCAGGCGTGATTCTCTTTGGCGTGATGTCCGGCATCGTGGTGGCCGTGGCCATCGCCCTGCTTCGCTTCCTGACGCAGGTGACGCGTCCGGCCGAACAGCTCTTCGGGCGCATCCCCGGTTACGACGGCTTCTACGAACTGGCGCATTACCCGGAGGCGCGTGCGGTGCCGGGTCTGCTGATCTATCGTTTCGAATCGCCGCTGACGTTCTTCAACGCGGATTATTTCCGCCGTCGCGTGACCAGCCTGGTCAAGGCCAACAACCCGCGATGGGTGGTTATCGATGCCATCTCGATGACCAAGAACGACATCACGGGATTCCATGCGCTGGAAGAATTGCGGCAGGGACTGGCCGCACGCAAAGTGCAACTGGTGATTGCCGGCCGCACCGTGCAGGTACTCAATCGCCTGCGCGCCATCGGCATGGATCCGGAAGACACCGGCGTGCTGTTCTTCCCGTCGCGACAGGCCGCGCTGGCGGCCTATCTTGCCGAATACGGACCGTTCGAGGGCGTGGACCCGTCGCGCCTGCTGCCGGCTTTCCTGCGCGGCGGCACGGGCCAGCGCGCCGCGGAAACTAGCTGA
- a CDS encoding tryptophan--tRNA ligase — translation MQTRVLTGITTTGTPHLGNYVGAIRPAVTASLRADVDAFYFMADYHALIKSDDPARIERSRLEIAATWLAAGLDPQRVTFYRQSDIPEIPELMWFLTCVTAKGLLNRAHAYKASVDKNVETGEDADAGVTAGLYMYPVLMAADILAFNAQQVPVGRDQIQHIEMARDIAQRFNHIYGREFFALPEAHIEEQVATLPGLDGRKMSKSYDNTIPLFAGGQKHLRDSIMRIVTDSRLPGESKDPDSSSLFTIFRAFASESESTAFRQALVDGIGWGEAKQVLFERIETDIAPMRESYDALIARPQVIEEILQEGARKARAIAAPKIAELRDAIGLRSGISVGIAPAAAADKPAGRTGKLPRFASFRDGDGSFRFRLFSAEGEELLLSRSFADPKAAGVFQKHLKGPTATSAVIEVEPTSLRLEMDGELIGTTPDYGNEQARDDALARLREALDQLAAIE, via the coding sequence ATGCAGACCCGTGTACTGACTGGCATCACCACCACCGGCACGCCGCACCTGGGCAACTACGTCGGCGCCATTCGGCCCGCCGTGACGGCCAGCCTTCGCGCGGACGTCGATGCGTTTTACTTCATGGCCGACTACCACGCGCTCATCAAGAGCGATGACCCGGCCCGCATCGAGCGCTCGCGCCTGGAAATCGCCGCGACGTGGCTGGCCGCCGGCCTCGACCCGCAGCGCGTCACGTTCTATCGCCAGTCGGACATCCCTGAAATTCCCGAACTGATGTGGTTCCTTACCTGCGTCACTGCGAAGGGCCTGCTCAATCGTGCGCATGCCTACAAGGCCTCGGTCGACAAGAACGTCGAGACGGGCGAAGACGCCGACGCAGGTGTCACGGCGGGCCTCTACATGTACCCGGTGCTGATGGCCGCCGACATCCTGGCGTTCAACGCGCAGCAGGTGCCGGTGGGTCGCGACCAGATCCAGCACATCGAAATGGCACGCGACATCGCGCAGCGTTTCAACCACATCTACGGTCGCGAATTCTTCGCGCTGCCCGAAGCGCACATCGAAGAGCAGGTGGCTACGTTGCCCGGCCTCGACGGTCGCAAGATGTCCAAAAGCTATGACAACACCATTCCGCTCTTCGCCGGTGGCCAGAAGCACCTGCGTGACTCGATCATGCGCATCGTCACCGACTCGCGCCTGCCGGGTGAATCGAAGGATCCGGACAGCTCGTCGCTCTTCACCATTTTCCGCGCCTTCGCCAGCGAGTCCGAGTCGACCGCATTCCGCCAGGCACTGGTGGACGGCATCGGTTGGGGAGAGGCCAAGCAGGTGCTGTTCGAGCGCATCGAGACCGACATTGCCCCGATGCGCGAAAGCTACGATGCGCTGATCGCGCGTCCGCAGGTGATCGAGGAGATCCTGCAGGAAGGCGCCCGCAAGGCTCGCGCCATCGCCGCGCCGAAGATCGCCGAGCTGCGTGATGCGATTGGCCTGCGCTCCGGCATTTCGGTAGGCATCGCCCCGGCAGCGGCGGCCGACAAGCCCGCCGGCAGGACGGGCAAATTGCCGCGCTTCGCCAGTTTCCGCGATGGCGATGGTAGCTTCCGTTTCCGTCTGTTCTCCGCCGAGGGCGAAGAATTGCTGCTGTCGCGTTCGTTCGCCGATCCGAAGGCGGCCGGTGTCTTTCAGAAGCACCTGAAGGGTCCCACGGCCACATCGGCAGTGATCGAAGTGGAGCCGACCTCGCTGCGTCTGGAAATGGACGGCGAGCTCATCGGCACTACGCCCGACTACGGCAATGAACAGGCACGTGACGACGCCCTCGCACGCCTGCGCGAGGCACTGGACCAGCTCGCCGCGATCGAATAA